The following proteins are encoded in a genomic region of Pikeienuella piscinae:
- a CDS encoding GcvT family protein: MAAFPTTARVAIIGGGAVGVSSLYHLALAGWRDCVLLERDELTAGSTWHAAGNVPTFSTSWSVMNMQRYSAGLYRGLAAAVDYPMNYHVTGSLRLAHGRERMREFERARGMGRRQGIGLETLGPEEIRPHYPFIETHDLAGALFDPDDGDIDPAQLTQALAKGARDGGATILRHTPATGVSRAGGEWIIHTPRGDIRAEIVVNAAGYQAQRVGEWFRPFGGRRVPMMVMSHQYMLTDEIEEIGAWSREAGRKLPLLRDVDSSYYLRQEKTGLNLGPYERNCRAHWATPEDPIPEDFSFQLFPDDLERLEWHMEDAMARVPILGRAGISRVINGPIPYAPDGLPLIGPMPGVPNAYEACVFTFGIAQAGGAGKVLAEWVTEGETEWDMWAVDPRRYTDYADHDYCVAKGKETYGHEYSMHFPRHTWPAGRDKRLSPLHDRLKTAGAVFGAYNGWERANWFAAPGDDLSEAATQTWGRSGPWEKRIREECETVRDGCGVIAISGFTRLALEGKGARAWLDGLTASRIPRPGRIGLLYFTDRRGRVMTEMSAIPRSDDEIWLITAAVAQWHDAELLRAGSPERIGVEDRSDKYECLLVTGPRSRAILSTLTDADLSAPWLSVREAAVAGRPAVLIRVSFAGELGWEVHCAASDAPNVWDALTGAGAKPFGMWALDSLRLEKGYRTWKGDLSTDYTALESGLERFLALEKAPDFPGKAALLAERARGPARSFVALTVDADDADAHSMATIWKSDEAVGEVTSGGWGYRVGASIALAMIRADLATPGTEVDVEIFGERRRAVVRERDPLWDPENLRLKA, encoded by the coding sequence ATGGCCGCATTTCCCACAACCGCGCGTGTCGCCATCATCGGCGGCGGCGCCGTCGGCGTGTCCTCTCTCTACCACCTGGCTCTCGCCGGTTGGCGCGATTGCGTGCTCCTCGAGCGGGACGAGTTGACCGCCGGCTCCACCTGGCACGCGGCGGGGAACGTGCCGACCTTCTCGACCTCTTGGTCGGTGATGAACATGCAGCGCTATTCGGCCGGGCTTTATCGCGGGCTGGCGGCGGCGGTGGACTATCCGATGAACTACCACGTCACCGGCTCGCTCCGGCTTGCTCACGGAAGGGAACGGATGCGCGAATTCGAGCGTGCCCGCGGCATGGGAAGGCGCCAGGGCATCGGGCTGGAGACGCTCGGCCCGGAGGAGATCAGGCCGCATTACCCGTTCATCGAGACGCATGATCTCGCGGGCGCGCTTTTCGATCCCGACGATGGCGATATCGACCCGGCGCAGCTGACGCAGGCGCTGGCCAAGGGCGCGCGCGACGGGGGCGCGACGATCCTGCGGCATACGCCGGCGACAGGGGTGAGCCGCGCGGGCGGCGAGTGGATCATCCACACGCCCAGAGGCGACATCCGCGCCGAGATCGTGGTCAACGCCGCCGGCTATCAGGCGCAGCGCGTTGGCGAATGGTTCCGTCCCTTCGGCGGGCGGCGCGTGCCGATGATGGTGATGAGCCATCAGTACATGCTCACCGACGAGATCGAGGAGATCGGCGCCTGGAGCCGGGAGGCCGGGCGAAAGCTGCCGCTTCTCCGCGATGTCGACAGCTCCTATTACCTTCGGCAGGAAAAGACCGGGCTCAATCTCGGCCCCTACGAGCGGAACTGCCGCGCGCATTGGGCGACGCCCGAAGACCCGATCCCCGAGGACTTCTCCTTCCAGCTCTTTCCCGACGATCTAGAACGGCTGGAATGGCACATGGAGGACGCGATGGCGCGCGTGCCGATCCTCGGCCGCGCCGGTATATCGCGGGTGATCAACGGCCCGATCCCCTATGCCCCTGACGGCTTGCCATTGATCGGCCCGATGCCCGGTGTTCCGAACGCCTATGAGGCCTGCGTCTTCACCTTCGGCATCGCGCAGGCCGGCGGCGCCGGCAAGGTTCTGGCCGAATGGGTGACGGAGGGGGAGACGGAATGGGACATGTGGGCCGTCGATCCGCGCCGCTATACAGACTACGCCGATCATGACTATTGCGTCGCCAAGGGGAAAGAGACCTACGGCCATGAGTATTCGATGCATTTCCCGCGCCACACATGGCCGGCGGGGCGGGACAAGCGCCTCTCGCCCCTGCATGACCGGCTGAAAACCGCCGGCGCGGTTTTCGGCGCCTATAATGGCTGGGAGCGGGCGAACTGGTTCGCCGCGCCCGGCGACGATCTTTCCGAGGCGGCGACGCAGACATGGGGCCGCTCCGGCCCGTGGGAGAAGCGCATCCGCGAGGAATGCGAGACGGTGCGCGACGGGTGCGGCGTGATCGCGATCAGCGGCTTCACGCGGCTCGCGCTGGAGGGGAAGGGCGCCCGCGCCTGGCTTGACGGGCTCACCGCTTCCCGCATCCCTCGGCCCGGCCGGATCGGGCTGCTCTACTTCACCGACCGGCGCGGCCGGGTGATGACGGAGATGTCGGCGATCCCGCGCTCCGATGATGAGATCTGGCTGATTACCGCCGCGGTGGCCCAGTGGCATGACGCCGAACTGCTGCGCGCCGGGTCGCCGGAGAGGATCGGCGTGGAGGATCGTTCGGACAAATACGAATGCCTTCTCGTTACCGGCCCGCGATCGCGCGCGATCCTCTCGACCCTGACGGACGCTGACCTCTCCGCGCCGTGGCTTTCGGTGCGGGAGGCTGCGGTCGCTGGTCGCCCTGCGGTGCTGATCCGCGTCTCCTTCGCCGGCGAGCTGGGGTGGGAGGTGCATTGCGCCGCCAGCGACGCGCCGAATGTCTGGGACGCGCTGACCGGCGCCGGCGCGAAGCCGTTCGGCATGTGGGCGCTGGATTCCCTCCGGCTCGAAAAGGGTTATCGCACCTGGAAGGGCGATCTTTCGACTGACTACACGGCGCTTGAATCCGGTCTTGAACGTTTCCTTGCGTTGGAGAAAGCGCCGGATTTCCCCGGAAAAGCCGCGCTCCTGGCTGAACGCGCGCGCGGCCCGGCGCGCAGCTTTGTGGCGCTTACCGTCGATGCGGACGACGCCGACGCGCATTCGATGGCGACGATCTGGAAGAGCGATGAAGCCGTTGGCGAAGTTACTTCCGGCGGCTGGGGATATCGCGTCGGCGCGTCCATCGCGCTGGCGATGATCCGCGCCGATCTGGCGACGCCGGGAACAGAGGTCGATGTCGAGATCTTCGGCGAGCGCCGTCGGGCCGTGGTGCGGGAGCGAGACCCGCTCTGGGACCCGGAGAATCTGCGGTTGAAGGCGTGA
- a CDS encoding LysE family translocator encodes MQMLILPDAAVLATFFAASLALNFTPGADMMFAVASGASGGPRAAVAAAFGINLGVVAHISLAALGLAALIAANPLAYDFIRFAGAAYLVWLAIQTWRAPPPAPGAARRAPVGRVALRGFATNILNPKTALFIFAFLPQFADPARGPVWAQIVALGGIFIATGFTVNAVVGALAGAATGRLLRASRLMSRVSALVFGGLAARLVID; translated from the coding sequence ATGCAGATGCTCATCCTTCCGGACGCGGCGGTGCTGGCGACCTTTTTCGCAGCCTCGCTGGCGCTCAATTTCACGCCCGGCGCCGACATGATGTTCGCCGTCGCCTCCGGCGCTTCGGGCGGCCCGCGCGCCGCCGTCGCAGCGGCTTTCGGCATCAATCTCGGCGTTGTGGCGCATATCTCGCTCGCCGCGCTCGGGCTGGCCGCGTTGATCGCCGCCAACCCGCTGGCCTATGACTTCATCCGTTTCGCCGGCGCCGCCTATCTGGTCTGGCTGGCGATCCAGACCTGGCGCGCGCCGCCGCCAGCGCCCGGCGCCGCGCGGCGCGCGCCGGTCGGCCGAGTCGCGCTCAGAGGGTTCGCGACCAACATCCTGAATCCCAAGACCGCGCTCTTCATCTTCGCCTTCCTGCCGCAATTCGCCGACCCGGCGCGCGGCCCGGTCTGGGCGCAGATCGTCGCGCTCGGCGGGATCTTCATCGCTACCGGGTTCACCGTGAACGCGGTCGTCGGCGCCCTCGCCGGCGCCGCGACCGGGCGGCTCCTGCGGGCGTCCCGGCTGATGAGCCGCGTCTCGGCGCTGGTTTTCGGCGGCCTTGCCGCCCGTCTCGTGATCGATTGA
- a CDS encoding DegQ family serine endoprotease yields MTLPMKSLPLSPLERVRIVVVAALGAIMMLTAPGAALGAPDSFADLAERLSPAVVNIATTQTVTAPDRGPRPKLPPGSPFEDLFRDFFDGLPERGPRTTSSLGSGFVIDPDGIVVTNNHVIEDADEIVVNFSDGTTLPATLIGTDPKTDIALLKLTPPAPLVFVSFGDSSASRVGDWVLAIGNPFGLGGSVSAGIISARNRDINSGPYDDFIQTDAAINRGNSGGPLFNMAGEVIGVNTAIISPSGGSIGIGFSVPSALVKNVVSQLREFGHTKRGWLGVRIQQVTPELAEGLGLDKPVGALVSEVTADGPAAEGGIEAGDVIMKFDGRDIAEMRDLPRMVAETAVGKDVRVVIWRKGKTQTVKVVLGLLDEGDSGAPPEVDKPEAPAVAETALGMKLEPLTEKSRSDYGVAEDAKGVLVTEVDAGSTAAEKGVRPGDVIVEVAQEAVATPADVRGGVAKAKEEGRKSVLILVQSGADLRFVALKITN; encoded by the coding sequence GTGACCTTGCCCATGAAATCCCTCCCCCTGAGTCCCCTTGAGCGCGTGCGGATCGTGGTGGTCGCCGCTCTCGGCGCGATCATGATGCTGACGGCGCCCGGCGCGGCGCTGGGGGCGCCGGACAGTTTCGCCGACCTGGCGGAGCGGCTGAGCCCCGCGGTGGTGAACATCGCCACGACGCAGACGGTGACGGCCCCCGATCGCGGGCCGCGGCCGAAATTGCCGCCCGGCTCGCCGTTCGAGGACCTCTTCAGGGACTTCTTCGATGGTCTGCCGGAACGTGGGCCGCGTACGACCAGTTCGCTCGGCTCCGGATTCGTGATTGACCCGGACGGAATCGTCGTGACCAACAATCACGTGATCGAGGACGCCGACGAGATTGTGGTGAACTTCTCCGACGGAACCACGCTTCCGGCGACGCTGATCGGAACCGATCCCAAGACCGACATCGCGCTCCTGAAACTAACTCCGCCGGCGCCTCTCGTCTTCGTCAGCTTCGGCGACAGCAGCGCCTCGCGCGTCGGCGACTGGGTTCTGGCGATCGGCAATCCGTTCGGCCTTGGCGGTTCGGTCTCAGCCGGGATCATCTCCGCCCGCAACCGAGACATCAATTCCGGACCGTATGACGATTTCATCCAGACCGACGCTGCGATCAACCGCGGCAATTCCGGCGGACCACTTTTCAACATGGCGGGCGAGGTGATCGGCGTGAACACCGCGATCATTTCCCCGTCCGGCGGCTCGATCGGCATCGGGTTCTCCGTGCCGTCGGCGCTGGTGAAGAATGTCGTCTCCCAGTTGCGCGAGTTCGGACACACCAAGCGGGGCTGGCTCGGCGTGCGCATCCAGCAGGTGACGCCGGAACTGGCCGAGGGGCTGGGGCTCGACAAGCCGGTCGGGGCGCTGGTTTCGGAAGTGACAGCGGACGGACCGGCCGCCGAGGGCGGGATCGAAGCTGGCGACGTCATCATGAAGTTCGACGGCCGCGATATCGCCGAGATGCGGGATTTGCCGCGCATGGTCGCCGAGACGGCGGTCGGGAAGGACGTGCGCGTCGTCATCTGGCGCAAGGGCAAGACACAGACCGTGAAGGTCGTGCTCGGCCTACTGGATGAGGGTGATTCCGGCGCGCCGCCCGAGGTGGACAAGCCCGAAGCCCCCGCGGTCGCCGAGACAGCGCTTGGCATGAAGCTGGAGCCGCTGACCGAGAAGAGCCGCAGTGACTATGGCGTCGCCGAGGACGCGAAGGGCGTCCTGGTGACCGAGGTCGACGCTGGCAGCACCGCGGCGGAGAAGGGCGTGCGCCCCGGCGACGTCATCGTCGAAGTGGCGCAGGAGGCGGTCGCCACGCCGGCGGATGTGCGTGGCGGCGTCGCGAAGGCGAAGGAGGAAGGGCGGAAATCCGTTCTCATCCTGGTTCAGTCCGGCGCTGATTTGCGCTTCGTCGCGCTGAAGATCACCAACTGA
- a CDS encoding GcvT family protein yields the protein MTPPAHARAVIIGGGVIGCSVAYHLTKLGWKDVVLLERKRLTSGTTWHAAGLIAQLRASANMTRLAKYSQELYGALEEETGVATGFRRVGSMTVALTEARREEILRQASMARAFGVEAEPIGPGEVKFRHPLIEGADVLAGVYLAKDGQGDPANIALAMARGAKQRGAEIFENVKAVSVTREGRRVTGVDWEMAGERGRIACDHVVNCAGMWGREVGRMLGVNVPLQACEHFYIVSEPIDNLEQLPVLRVPDECAYYKVDAGKLMLGAFEPVAKPWALDGLPEDFEFDQIQEDFDHFEPILEAAVARVPALGRAGIHTFFNGPESFTPDNAYHLGLAPEAENVWVAAGFNSIGIQSAGGAGMALAEWMETGEKPFDLGDVDIARMHPFQGNRTYLALRATESLGLLYADHFPLRQKASARGVRRSPFHHQLLERGAVMGEIAGWERANWFAASGEPREYRHSWGRENWFENAAAEHRAVREGVGLYDMSSFGKIRVEGPDAESFLNHVAGAEMAVPAGKIVYTQFLNARGGIEADVTITRLSETAYLVVTPAATRLADETRLRRLAGERRVAITDMTAAEGVLAVMGPRARDLMRAVSPDDFSNAAHPFGWAREIEIGMGLARAHRVSYVGELGWELYVSADMAGHVFETLIEAGARFDLKLCGLHMMNNCRIEKAFRHFGHDITSEDHVLEAGLGFAVKTAKSEFIGRDAVLRKREAGLGRRMLQFRLNDPEPILHHNEPILRDGRVVGYLSSGAYGHTLGAAVGLGYVPSEGESAEALLASSYEIEIAGRLFAARAALKPFYDPTGERMRG from the coding sequence ATGACCCCACCGGCCCATGCCCGCGCGGTGATCATCGGCGGCGGAGTGATTGGCTGTTCGGTGGCCTATCACCTGACGAAGCTCGGCTGGAAAGATGTGGTCCTGCTGGAACGGAAGCGCCTGACCAGCGGCACGACATGGCATGCGGCCGGCCTGATCGCGCAACTTCGCGCCTCGGCCAACATGACGCGGCTGGCGAAATACAGTCAGGAGCTATACGGCGCGCTGGAGGAGGAGACCGGCGTCGCGACAGGGTTTCGCCGCGTCGGCTCGATGACCGTGGCGCTGACCGAGGCGCGCAGGGAAGAGATCCTGCGTCAGGCTTCGATGGCCCGCGCCTTCGGGGTGGAGGCGGAACCGATTGGCCCCGGAGAGGTGAAGTTCCGGCACCCGCTGATCGAAGGCGCCGATGTGCTGGCTGGCGTCTATCTGGCGAAGGACGGGCAGGGCGACCCCGCCAACATCGCGCTTGCGATGGCGCGCGGCGCGAAACAGCGTGGCGCGGAGATATTCGAGAACGTGAAGGCGGTAAGCGTAACACGCGAAGGGCGGCGCGTCACCGGCGTCGATTGGGAAATGGCGGGCGAACGGGGCCGCATCGCCTGCGACCATGTCGTGAACTGCGCCGGCATGTGGGGGCGGGAGGTCGGACGAATGCTCGGCGTCAACGTCCCGCTCCAAGCTTGCGAGCACTTCTATATCGTCTCCGAACCTATTGATAATCTGGAGCAACTACCGGTTCTTCGTGTGCCGGACGAATGCGCCTATTACAAGGTTGACGCCGGCAAGCTGATGCTCGGCGCCTTCGAACCCGTTGCGAAACCCTGGGCGCTGGACGGACTTCCCGAGGATTTTGAGTTCGACCAGATTCAGGAGGATTTCGACCATTTCGAGCCGATCCTCGAAGCCGCCGTGGCGCGCGTCCCGGCTCTCGGCCGCGCCGGCATCCACACCTTCTTCAACGGACCGGAAAGTTTCACGCCCGACAACGCCTATCATCTCGGCCTCGCGCCGGAGGCGGAGAATGTCTGGGTGGCGGCCGGGTTCAACTCCATTGGCATACAGTCGGCCGGCGGGGCCGGCATGGCGCTGGCGGAATGGATGGAGACGGGCGAGAAGCCCTTCGATCTCGGAGATGTCGATATCGCCCGGATGCACCCCTTTCAGGGCAATCGGACCTATCTCGCTTTGCGCGCGACGGAGAGCCTTGGGCTTCTTTACGCCGATCACTTCCCGCTCCGGCAGAAAGCGAGCGCGCGGGGTGTTCGCCGCTCCCCCTTCCATCATCAGCTTCTGGAGCGGGGGGCGGTGATGGGTGAAATCGCCGGGTGGGAGCGCGCGAACTGGTTCGCCGCGTCTGGCGAGCCGCGCGAATACCGCCACTCCTGGGGGCGCGAGAACTGGTTCGAGAACGCCGCCGCCGAGCATCGCGCGGTGCGCGAGGGGGTCGGCCTCTACGACATGTCGTCGTTCGGAAAGATTCGCGTTGAAGGCCCTGATGCAGAAAGCTTTCTGAACCATGTCGCCGGTGCGGAGATGGCCGTTCCCGCCGGAAAGATCGTCTACACGCAATTCCTGAACGCTCGGGGCGGGATCGAGGCCGATGTGACGATCACGCGGCTTTCGGAGACCGCCTATCTGGTGGTGACGCCGGCGGCGACCCGGCTGGCGGATGAGACGCGGCTTCGCCGGCTCGCGGGTGAGCGGCGCGTCGCGATTACCGACATGACCGCGGCGGAGGGCGTCCTGGCGGTGATGGGGCCGCGGGCGCGGGACTTGATGCGCGCCGTCTCGCCCGACGACTTCTCCAACGCTGCGCACCCGTTCGGTTGGGCGCGGGAAATCGAGATCGGCATGGGCCTCGCCCGCGCGCATCGCGTCTCCTATGTCGGTGAGCTTGGCTGGGAGTTGTACGTCTCCGCCGACATGGCTGGCCATGTGTTCGAGACGCTGATCGAGGCCGGCGCGCGGTTCGACCTCAAGCTCTGCGGGCTGCACATGATGAACAATTGCCGCATCGAGAAGGCCTTCCGGCATTTCGGGCATGACATCACATCCGAGGACCATGTGCTGGAGGCCGGGCTCGGCTTTGCAGTCAAGACCGCGAAATCCGAATTCATTGGCCGCGATGCGGTGCTCAGGAAACGCGAGGCCGGACTCGGGCGGCGGATGCTCCAGTTTCGGCTGAACGATCCCGAGCCGATCCTCCACCATAACGAGCCGATCCTCAGGGACGGACGCGTTGTCGGCTATCTGAGTTCGGGCGCCTATGGGCATACTCTCGGCGCTGCGGTGGGGCTCGGCTATGTTCCTTCGGAGGGCGAGTCTGCGGAGGCGTTGCTCGCATCAAGCTATGAGATCGAGATCGCCGGACGGCTTTTCGCGGCGCGGGCTGCGCTGAAGCCGTTTTACGATCCGACAGGAGAAAGAATGAGAGGATGA
- a CDS encoding LysE family translocator: MAETMLAMNGVALLVFLGATVVLFITPGPNMMFTIACGLSGGPRAGFAAGLGGASGMLVHIALAAAGLSALLFAAPAAYDVLRFFGAAYLFWLAVEAWRAGDALEARLGRDRPWRAYRRGLLTCLMNPKVALFMLAFLPQFIDPAIGPAAPQILVLGAIVAVMALLFDGAYGIFAGMVADRLRRASKLMNRVSAVVFGGLAARLVID, from the coding sequence ATGGCTGAAACGATGCTGGCGATGAATGGCGTGGCGCTGCTGGTCTTCCTCGGCGCCACAGTGGTGCTTTTCATCACGCCCGGACCGAACATGATGTTCACCATCGCTTGCGGGCTCTCCGGCGGGCCGCGCGCCGGCTTCGCCGCCGGACTCGGTGGCGCGTCGGGCATGCTGGTTCATATCGCGCTCGCCGCCGCCGGGCTCTCGGCGCTCCTCTTCGCGGCGCCCGCGGCATATGATGTCCTCCGGTTCTTCGGCGCCGCGTATCTCTTCTGGCTGGCGGTGGAGGCCTGGCGGGCGGGCGACGCGCTGGAGGCGCGGCTGGGCCGTGACCGGCCCTGGCGGGCCTATCGCCGCGGGTTGCTGACATGTCTGATGAACCCCAAGGTCGCGCTTTTCATGCTGGCTTTCCTGCCGCAATTTATCGATCCCGCGATCGGCCCCGCCGCGCCGCAGATCCTCGTCCTCGGCGCGATCGTCGCGGTGATGGCGCTGCTTTTCGACGGCGCCTACGGAATCTTCGCCGGAATGGTGGCTGACCGGTTGAGGCGCGCGTCGAAGCTGATGAACCGGGTGAGCGCGGTGGTTTTCGGCGGGCTCGCCGCCCGGCTGGTGATCGACTGA
- a CDS encoding pyridoxal phosphate-dependent aminotransferase, with translation MKLSERIIGLNGAPGESDGWGVYYRARAMIEAGETLTMLCIGEHDRKTAPFILDAMDASARGGNTGYALALGQDGLRRAVAERVEAATGVDTTAANVMITTGGQAALFATMCAALDPGDTAVIVDPYYATYPSTVRGAGGVLRTVAARPSKGFQPDASDLSAATEGARALLINTPHNPTGAVYSRATMEGIAAVCRERDLWLISDEVYSGQVHEGAHLSPRALPGMAERTLVVGSMSKSYVMTGFRIGWVIGPEDVIAAMMSLANATTYGVPGFIQDAAEIALRQGAAEEAEVAALYNRRRDRAVAALEGSPVAVSPPDGAMYVMLDIRGTGMSGEAFAMALLERERIAVMPGESFGRAAAGHVRVALTVGDEAMAAALRRLAQFASRLAKAA, from the coding sequence ATGAAACTCTCGGAACGGATTATCGGCCTTAACGGCGCGCCCGGCGAAAGCGACGGCTGGGGCGTCTATTACCGCGCCCGCGCGATGATCGAGGCTGGTGAGACGCTTACCATGCTCTGCATCGGCGAGCATGACCGCAAGACCGCGCCCTTCATTCTCGACGCGATGGACGCCTCCGCGCGCGGCGGCAATACCGGCTACGCCCTGGCGCTGGGGCAGGATGGTCTGCGCAGGGCTGTCGCGGAGCGGGTCGAGGCGGCGACGGGCGTCGATACGACGGCGGCGAACGTCATGATCACCACGGGCGGACAGGCGGCGCTGTTCGCCACGATGTGCGCCGCGCTCGATCCGGGTGATACGGCGGTGATCGTGGACCCTTACTACGCCACCTATCCTTCGACCGTCCGGGGCGCCGGCGGCGTCCTCAGAACTGTCGCGGCGCGTCCTTCAAAGGGCTTTCAGCCCGACGCGTCCGATCTTTCCGCCGCGACCGAGGGTGCGCGCGCGCTTCTGATCAATACGCCCCACAATCCCACCGGCGCCGTCTACAGCCGCGCGACGATGGAGGGGATCGCGGCGGTTTGCCGCGAGCGCGATCTCTGGCTGATCTCGGATGAGGTCTATTCCGGGCAGGTGCACGAAGGCGCGCATCTTTCGCCCCGCGCGCTTCCCGGCATGGCGGAGCGGACCCTTGTCGTCGGCTCTATGTCGAAATCGTATGTCATGACCGGATTTCGGATCGGCTGGGTGATCGGGCCGGAGGACGTGATCGCGGCGATGATGAGCCTCGCCAATGCGACGACTTACGGTGTGCCCGGCTTCATTCAGGACGCGGCGGAAATCGCCCTGAGGCAGGGCGCGGCGGAGGAGGCCGAGGTCGCCGCGCTCTACAACCGGCGGCGCGACAGGGCGGTCGCGGCGCTTGAGGGCTCGCCGGTCGCGGTCTCGCCGCCCGACGGGGCGATGTATGTGATGCTGGATATCCGAGGCACCGGGATGAGCGGCGAGGCCTTCGCGATGGCGCTTCTCGAACGCGAGAGGATCGCGGTGATGCCGGGCGAAAGTTTCGGTCGAGCGGCGGCGGGCCATGTCCGCGTCGCGCTGACGGTCGGGGACGAGGCGATGGCGGCGGCGCTTCGCCGGCTCGCGCAATTCGCATCCCGCCTGGCGAAAGCCGCGTGA
- a CDS encoding helix-turn-helix domain-containing protein, producing the protein MAELTEAAPGAARAEGVGPDIRALRKARGVTLADLAAAARRSVGWLSQVERGLSEPTIADLRRLADRLSAPLGLFFGDPAAPPGERGVIVRRGAGRRLGGAAGGLTEELLSPDLGGEFEVLRSVFAPGAELYSTVARPTEEAGYLVAGDLDIWIGGRLFHLHRGDSFRLRGDPFRWRNPGEREAVAIWVISPPIY; encoded by the coding sequence ATGGCGGAGCTGACTGAAGCGGCGCCCGGAGCAGCGCGCGCGGAGGGCGTCGGACCGGATATCCGCGCGCTTCGCAAGGCGCGGGGCGTCACGCTCGCGGATCTCGCGGCGGCGGCGCGGCGTTCGGTCGGCTGGCTCTCTCAGGTCGAGCGCGGGTTATCCGAGCCGACCATTGCGGATCTTCGCCGCCTCGCGGACAGGCTTTCCGCACCTCTTGGGCTGTTCTTCGGCGATCCGGCCGCGCCGCCGGGGGAGCGCGGTGTGATCGTGCGCCGCGGAGCCGGGCGACGCCTCGGCGGCGCGGCTGGCGGCCTGACGGAGGAATTGCTCTCGCCCGATCTTGGAGGGGAGTTCGAGGTTCTGCGCTCGGTTTTCGCGCCGGGGGCCGAGCTTTACTCCACCGTCGCCCGGCCGACCGAGGAGGCCGGGTATCTCGTCGCGGGCGATCTCGACATCTGGATTGGCGGGCGGCTTTTCCATCTGCATCGCGGAGACAGCTTCCGCCTGCGCGGCGACCCCTTTCGCTGGCGCAATCCCGGAGAGAGGGAGGCGGTGGCGATCTGGGTGATTTCACCGCCGATCTATTGA
- a CDS encoding homocysteine S-methyltransferase family protein: MATILDGGMGQELIARAGGVASPLWATDVMMNRPELVRAVHDDYFRAGAEVATVNSYAILRDRLAPSGLEYRFEALHLAACRMAVEARDAHGAGLVAGSLGPIGASYRPELAPLAEEAARVYAEIAAIQAPYVDFFICETMASVEQARGAVLGASEAGKPVWLAVTVDDDNGARLRSGEPVEEVLAVVEALAPAALLVNCSTPEAVSAALRRLSGAPVPLGAYANGFTRITEAFKADRPTVDALKARTDLGPEAYLGFAREWVALGATLIGGCCEVGPAHIRLLAETLK, from the coding sequence ATGGCGACGATCCTCGACGGCGGCATGGGGCAGGAGCTGATCGCGCGCGCTGGTGGCGTGGCGAGTCCGCTCTGGGCGACCGACGTGATGATGAACCGACCGGAACTCGTCCGCGCCGTCCATGACGATTACTTCCGCGCCGGGGCCGAGGTCGCGACGGTAAACTCCTACGCTATCCTCCGTGATCGATTGGCGCCCTCCGGCCTGGAGTATCGTTTCGAGGCGTTGCACCTCGCCGCCTGCCGGATGGCGGTCGAGGCGCGGGACGCGCATGGAGCGGGGCTGGTCGCCGGCTCGCTCGGCCCGATCGGGGCGTCCTACCGACCGGAGCTGGCGCCGCTGGCCGAGGAGGCGGCCCGCGTATACGCGGAAATAGCGGCAATACAAGCGCCTTACGTTGACTTCTTTATTTGCGAGACGATGGCGTCCGTGGAGCAGGCGCGGGGCGCGGTGCTTGGCGCGTCAGAGGCCGGCAAGCCGGTCTGGCTCGCGGTGACGGTCGATGACGACAACGGCGCGCGCCTCCGCTCCGGCGAGCCGGTGGAAGAAGTGCTGGCGGTGGTCGAGGCGCTCGCGCCCGCAGCGCTTCTGGTCAACTGTTCGACGCCGGAAGCGGTCTCGGCGGCGCTGCGGAGGCTTTCCGGCGCGCCGGTTCCGCTCGGCGCCTACGCCAACGGTTTCACTCGGATCACCGAAGCTTTCAAGGCCGACCGGCCGACCGTGGACGCGCTGAAGGCGCGCACCGATCTCGGCCCCGAGGCCTATCTCGGTTTCGCGCGCGAATGGGTGGCGCTCGGCGCGACGCTCATCGGCGGTTGCTGCGAGGTCGGGCCGGCGCATATCCGGCTTCTGGCGGAGACCTTGAAATGA